One segment of Proteus appendicitidis DNA contains the following:
- a CDS encoding tail fiber assembly protein, which translates to MTKYNLDIQDGKIGENGLAEVAGWVKCYLSHPQTREYMGATMENVMFDVSLQSGAYLDEPKLPKKENQAIRRKVDGSAWEIVDDYRGLVAYHIQTMQPVNIDFIGSLPDTLTLLQPNSEFDKWNGESWVADERAIKEAQINSANKQKTELSQEAENRIVQLERKIKLEMANEVEVGLLKAWEIYTVKLDDVNPELAPDIEFPEKPE; encoded by the coding sequence ATGACAAAATATAATTTAGACATTCAAGACGGAAAAATTGGTGAGAATGGTTTAGCGGAAGTTGCTGGTTGGGTGAAATGTTATTTATCACACCCTCAGACTCGTGAATATATGGGCGCAACAATGGAAAACGTTATGTTTGATGTTTCTCTTCAATCGGGTGCGTACCTAGATGAGCCTAAGTTGCCAAAAAAAGAAAATCAAGCCATTAGACGTAAAGTTGATGGTAGCGCATGGGAAATTGTCGATGACTATCGCGGACTTGTTGCATATCACATACAAACAATGCAACCAGTAAACATTGATTTTATCGGATCATTACCTGATACATTAACACTATTACAGCCGAACAGTGAGTTCGATAAGTGGAATGGTGAAAGCTGGGTTGCTGATGAGCGAGCTATTAAAGAAGCTCAAATTAACTCAGCTAATAAACAAAAAACAGAGTTATCACAAGAAGCTGAAAATCGCATTGTGCAATTAGAGCGAAAAATTAAATTAGAAATGGCAAATGAAGTAGAGGTCGGGCTACTGAAAGCATGGGAAATTTACACAGTCAAGCTTGATGATGTAAATCCAGAATTAGCGCCAGATATTGAATTTCCAGAAAAGCCAGAATAG
- a CDS encoding phage tail sheath protein: MAQDYHHGVRVIEINEGTRPIRTISTAIVGVVCTADDADEKTFPLNKPILLTDVSQVIGKAGKTGTLASTLKAISDQAKPITVVVRVEQGESEAETTTNIIGGTTEEGLKTGLQALLASQAQHGIKPRIIGAPGHDTLAVANEIAVICQKLRAFGYVSAYDCKNISEAIKYRDNFGQRELMVIFPDFTSWDSTTNSESTAYATARALGLRAKLDNDIGWHKTLSNITVNGVTGISKDIYWDLQDPATDAGLLNEKGVTTLIRRDGFRFWGSRTCSDDPLFAFESYTRSAQVLADTMAEGQMWAIDKPLTPSLARDIVETINAKLRSLVSQGYLLGGECWYDPTSNSKEELKDGKLTLDYDYTPVPPMENLMLRQRITDKYLMDFGNKIKG, translated from the coding sequence ATGGCACAAGATTATCATCACGGTGTGCGCGTTATTGAAATTAACGAAGGCACCCGCCCCATTCGCACTATCAGCACCGCTATTGTCGGCGTGGTTTGCACCGCTGATGATGCGGACGAAAAAACATTTCCTTTAAACAAACCTATCTTACTGACTGATGTATCACAGGTTATCGGTAAAGCAGGAAAAACCGGCACATTAGCCAGCACCTTAAAAGCAATTTCCGATCAGGCTAAACCCATCACTGTTGTGGTGCGTGTAGAGCAAGGCGAAAGTGAAGCAGAAACCACTACTAATATTATTGGTGGCACTACCGAAGAAGGGCTAAAAACAGGGTTGCAAGCACTGCTAGCATCACAAGCCCAACACGGCATTAAGCCTCGTATTATCGGCGCACCCGGTCACGATACTTTAGCCGTTGCCAATGAGATTGCGGTGATTTGTCAAAAGCTCCGCGCCTTTGGCTATGTGTCTGCTTACGACTGTAAAAATATCAGCGAAGCAATCAAGTACCGTGACAACTTTGGCCAGCGTGAATTGATGGTGATTTTTCCTGATTTCACGTCATGGGATAGTACCACTAACAGCGAATCAACCGCTTATGCCACGGCGCGTGCGCTAGGTCTGCGTGCCAAGTTAGACAATGATATCGGTTGGCATAAAACACTATCCAATATCACCGTTAATGGTGTGACGGGTATTTCTAAGGATATTTATTGGGATTTACAAGACCCTGCCACTGATGCCGGTTTACTGAATGAAAAAGGGGTGACGACACTTATCCGCCGTGATGGTTTTCGTTTTTGGGGTTCGCGTACCTGTTCGGATGATCCGCTGTTTGCCTTTGAATCTTATACCCGTAGCGCGCAAGTCCTTGCTGACACCATGGCAGAAGGGCAAATGTGGGCGATTGATAAACCGTTAACACCGTCTTTGGCGCGGGATATCGTTGAAACCATCAACGCAAAATTACGTTCACTGGTCAGTCAGGGCTATTTGTTAGGCGGTGAATGTTGGTATGACCCGACATCAAATAGCAAAGAAGAACTTAAAGACGGCAAGCTCACACTGGATTATGACTATACACCAGTGCCACCAATGGAAAATCTGATGTTACGTCAGCGTATTACCGATAAATACCTGATGGATTTCGGTAACAAAATCAAGGGGTAA
- a CDS encoding phage major tail tube protein produces the protein MALPRKLKNFNLFMNGTNYVGVAEELTLPKITRKLEAYRGGGMNGSVQIDMGLDDGALDSEFTLGGADIDVYRQWGASIIDAVQLRFCGAYQRDDTGEVLAVEVVLRGRYSEIDPGNWKSGDNTQTKVTVKPTYYKLVMDGQEIIEIDIVNMVEKVDGKDLLQAQRDALGL, from the coding sequence ATGGCGTTACCACGCAAGCTAAAGAATTTTAATTTATTTATGAATGGCACCAATTATGTGGGTGTTGCCGAAGAACTCACATTACCCAAAATCACCCGCAAGTTAGAAGCTTATCGCGGGGGCGGTATGAATGGTTCGGTGCAAATTGATATGGGTCTTGATGACGGTGCGCTTGATAGTGAGTTTACTCTCGGTGGTGCTGATATTGACGTTTACCGACAATGGGGTGCGTCTATTATTGATGCGGTTCAATTGCGTTTTTGTGGTGCTTATCAGCGTGATGATACGGGGGAAGTACTCGCGGTTGAAGTGGTTCTGCGTGGCCGTTATAGCGAAATCGATCCGGGTAACTGGAAATCGGGCGATAACACACAAACCAAAGTCACCGTAAAACCCACGTACTACAAGTTAGTGATGGACGGTCAAGAAATCATTGAGATTGATATCGTCAATATGGTGGAAAAAGTGGACGGTAAAGACCTGTTACAAGCACAGCGTGACGCGCTGGGACTTTAA
- a CDS encoding phage tail assembly protein, producing the protein MKEPIKEQNQEPIEWVVVNGDQATVTLEQPLMRGETKIEKVTVLKPNSGALRGVRLQPLMDMDVDSMMQVLPRITMPTLTKNDVLSLAAGDLVNLSVQVVNFLLPKSVMPDSLAN; encoded by the coding sequence ATGAAAGAGCCAATCAAAGAACAAAACCAAGAGCCAATTGAATGGGTTGTTGTTAACGGTGACCAAGCCACGGTGACATTAGAACAACCACTTATGCGCGGTGAAACCAAAATCGAAAAAGTGACGGTGCTTAAACCCAATTCAGGGGCATTACGCGGTGTGCGTTTACAGCCGTTAATGGATATGGATGTTGATAGCATGATGCAAGTCTTACCGCGTATTACTATGCCAACGTTAACCAAAAACGATGTGCTGTCTTTAGCTGCGGGCGACTTGGTAAACCTAAGTGTACAGGTGGTCAATTTTTTATTACCGAAGTCGGTTATGCCCGATTCCCTAGCGAATTAA
- a CDS encoding GpE family phage tail protein, which produces MSLSELLSWRYQAAKRCGQQDE; this is translated from the coding sequence ATGAGCCTTTCAGAATTATTGTCATGGCGCTATCAAGCGGCGAAACGGTGCGGACAACAGGATGAGTAA
- a CDS encoding phage tail tape measure protein: protein MSNNLKLQVVLSAVDKLTAPFRSAQESNKRLASAVRQSRDSLKTLNQQASQIDGFRKIKQQLTSTQQAYQSATQRVATLAKEIANSENPTKKQLEAFKKAQREAGQLKTKYEQLQQSAQRQRSALQANGISTNQLGQAQRRLNGDIERTTQQLRRQENQLRRSAEQERRMAAAKSQYQKTLDVRNKMAGTGATMTATGAGMLYSAKQTLMPGYEFNVGMSKVQALTRLDKNSDEFKMLREQARELGATTAFTANQVAQGQAFYAMAGFKPEQIKNAMPGTLAMSLAGDIDLGTTADIGSNILTGFKLDSDQMGRVSDVLVGAFTRSNTSLTMLGDTMKYVAPVASGLGVDLETAAAATGKLGDAGIQGSMAGTSLRAILGRLAEPPKQAAKALEELGIKTRDAKGNLRDFPELLAELDKKTANMGNAQRAGFFKHIAGEEAFSALSVLAEQAGKGELQNLVADLKKAKGEAQKVAGTMTDNLSGDMKNLQSAWEDLGIQIFDGIDSPLRQISQSITSVISNVGVWMKENPELAKTLTMVGLAIAGIITTLGILSLSIAAMLGPLAAAKLSLSILGIKGGGALALLLKPIKLLGSAFLGLGKAMLANPILLAIAVIAGAIYLIYKNWDKIEPYVTKVWESVKQRTAIAWQALKGTILMAWEAIKYIFFNWTIPGLIAKHWDSIVGYTKTAWASVKSVISGIWEGIKTFFMTQTLPGIIYSNWDQIVKYTKEKWEFLKTTISTKWDEIVEDTKALPAKFLQFGSDLIDSIIQGIKNKWTDFKNSIGELATAAKEALTPEFAKTSDPKVQSALDSYNSNFAGMYDSGGYIPRGQFGIAGENGPEIVEGPANITSRKHTAMLATAALSLGSAFSLQAQNAPLHPHSLPVENYRTAPANVNIQQQRYQGAPAHYEINIHPQPNQSAQDIAQLVIAEIERRERDKQARLNSRYQDNEVW, encoded by the coding sequence ATGAGTAATAACTTAAAATTACAAGTTGTACTGAGTGCGGTTGATAAATTAACCGCACCGTTTCGCAGTGCGCAAGAAAGCAATAAACGATTGGCATCCGCTGTGCGCCAATCGCGTGACTCGTTAAAAACACTTAATCAGCAAGCCTCACAAATTGACGGCTTTCGCAAGATTAAACAGCAGTTAACGTCCACACAGCAAGCGTACCAATCCGCCACACAACGTGTTGCTACTCTCGCCAAAGAAATTGCCAATAGTGAAAATCCCACAAAAAAACAGTTAGAGGCATTTAAAAAAGCGCAACGGGAAGCGGGGCAACTCAAAACCAAGTATGAGCAATTACAGCAGTCGGCACAGCGACAGCGCTCGGCACTACAAGCGAATGGTATTTCCACTAACCAGCTTGGTCAAGCACAACGGCGACTCAATGGTGATATTGAACGCACCACGCAACAGCTACGCCGACAGGAAAACCAATTAAGGCGCAGTGCCGAACAAGAACGGCGCATGGCGGCGGCTAAATCGCAGTATCAAAAGACGCTTGATGTGCGAAATAAAATGGCGGGCACCGGTGCCACCATGACAGCAACCGGTGCCGGTATGCTGTATTCCGCGAAACAAACCTTAATGCCGGGGTATGAGTTTAATGTGGGTATGTCAAAGGTGCAGGCATTAACGCGTCTAGATAAAAACTCCGATGAATTTAAGATGTTGCGTGAACAAGCGCGAGAGCTAGGCGCAACCACAGCATTTACGGCTAACCAAGTGGCGCAAGGTCAGGCATTCTATGCAATGGCAGGTTTTAAGCCTGAACAAATTAAAAATGCTATGCCGGGTACATTGGCAATGTCATTGGCGGGTGATATTGATTTAGGTACGACGGCAGATATCGGCTCAAATATTTTAACCGGCTTTAAACTCGACTCGGATCAGATGGGGCGAGTGAGTGATGTGTTAGTCGGTGCCTTTACCCGTTCAAATACCAGTCTGACGATGCTTGGCGACACGATGAAATACGTTGCACCGGTGGCGTCAGGGTTAGGGGTTGATTTAGAAACGGCAGCCGCCGCAACGGGTAAATTGGGTGATGCCGGTATTCAAGGCTCAATGGCGGGTACCTCATTGCGGGCAATTTTAGGACGTTTGGCGGAGCCACCTAAGCAAGCGGCGAAAGCGTTAGAAGAACTGGGCATTAAGACTCGTGATGCCAAAGGCAACTTACGCGACTTTCCTGAGTTATTAGCTGAATTGGATAAGAAAACCGCCAATATGGGTAATGCGCAACGGGCGGGATTCTTTAAACATATTGCTGGTGAAGAAGCCTTCTCCGCGTTATCGGTATTGGCAGAACAAGCGGGTAAGGGGGAGTTGCAAAACCTTGTTGCCGACTTAAAGAAAGCTAAAGGCGAAGCCCAAAAAGTCGCGGGCACCATGACGGACAACTTAAGCGGGGATATGAAAAACCTACAATCTGCATGGGAAGATTTAGGCATTCAGATTTTTGACGGCATTGATAGCCCATTGCGTCAGATATCACAAAGTATTACCAGTGTGATTTCTAATGTGGGTGTGTGGATGAAAGAAAATCCTGAGCTGGCAAAAACACTGACTATGGTGGGCTTAGCGATAGCCGGCATAATTACCACGCTCGGTATTCTCTCGTTATCCATTGCCGCAATGTTAGGACCATTAGCCGCCGCGAAATTAAGTCTATCAATTTTAGGCATTAAAGGCGGTGGCGCACTCGCTCTGTTATTAAAACCAATAAAATTATTAGGCAGTGCATTTTTAGGATTGGGTAAAGCCATGTTAGCTAACCCTATTTTGTTGGCTATTGCTGTTATTGCGGGTGCTATTTATCTGATTTATAAAAATTGGGATAAGATTGAGCCGTATGTCACCAAAGTATGGGAGTCTGTTAAACAGCGCACCGCTATCGCATGGCAAGCATTGAAAGGCACCATTTTAATGGCATGGGAAGCCATTAAATACATCTTCTTTAACTGGACGATACCGGGCTTAATTGCAAAACATTGGGATAGTATTGTCGGCTATACCAAAACCGCGTGGGCATCTGTTAAATCTGTGATTTCAGGGATATGGGAAGGCATTAAAACCTTTTTCATGACGCAAACATTACCGGGGATTATTTATAGCAATTGGGATCAAATCGTTAAGTACACCAAAGAAAAATGGGAATTTCTTAAAACAACGATATCGACTAAATGGGATGAAATTGTCGAAGATACTAAAGCGTTGCCGGCTAAATTTTTACAGTTCGGTAGTGACCTGATTGATTCCATTATTCAGGGGATAAAAAACAAATGGACGGACTTTAAAAATAGCATTGGGGAATTGGCAACCGCCGCCAAAGAAGCACTGACACCGGAATTTGCTAAAACATCCGATCCGAAAGTGCAGTCTGCATTAGATTCTTACAATAGCAACTTTGCCGGTATGTATGATTCAGGCGGTTATATCCCGCGTGGTCAGTTTGGTATTGCCGGCGAAAATGGTCCTGAAATTGTTGAGGGTCCTGCGAATATCACCAGCCGTAAGCACACCGCCATGTTAGCGACAGCCGCATTATCGCTAGGCAGTGCCTTTTCATTACAGGCACAAAATGCCCCGTTGCACCCGCACAGTTTGCCGGTTGAAAACTATCGCACGGCACCGGCTAACGTGAACATTCAACAACAGCGTTATCAAGGCGCGCCGGCACATTATGAAATTAATATTCATCCTCAACCAAATCAATCCGCGCAAGATATCGCACAGCTTGTCATTGCGGAAATTGAGCGTCGTGAGCGTGACAAACAAGCACGATTAAATAGCCGTTATCAAGATAATGAGGTGTGGTAA
- a CDS encoding phage tail protein, with protein sequence MMAALGVFVFELRTVPYQSLQKQQTWRHGFTQRVARRPAQQFIGPDTDVITLSGALYPSLTGGKVSLLALELMADSGKAWSFIDGTGTIHGMFVITDLQRTHTEFFQDGAARKIDFSLTLKRVDDSISQMLGDLSDQLGMMANGAGEAIKGVLS encoded by the coding sequence ATGATGGCAGCACTTGGGGTATTTGTGTTTGAGTTACGCACAGTGCCTTATCAATCGCTACAAAAACAACAAACGTGGCGACATGGTTTTACTCAACGTGTCGCACGCCGACCGGCACAACAATTTATTGGTCCTGATACTGATGTGATCACCTTATCGGGTGCGCTTTATCCCTCATTAACTGGCGGTAAGGTGTCGTTGCTGGCATTAGAATTAATGGCGGATAGCGGTAAGGCATGGTCATTTATTGATGGTACGGGCACTATTCACGGCATGTTTGTGATCACCGATTTACAACGCACCCACACCGAATTTTTCCAAGATGGTGCTGCCAGAAAAATTGATTTCTCGCTGACATTAAAACGGGTGGATGACTCCATCAGTCAGATGTTGGGAGATTTAAGCGACCAATTAGGTATGATGGCGAACGGTGCCGGTGAAGCCATTAAAGGGGTTTTATCATAA
- a CDS encoding phage late control D family protein translates to MLPEMITGKSSTPAFVLIAGDEDISAKIQGRLISLSLTDNRGFEADRLDIELDDSDGALMMPKRGEVLTLHLGWQGENLIHKGSFTVDEIEHSGVPDKMTLRARSADFRATLNVRREMSYHQKTLGDIVRTIAGRNNVTAVVDPGLDTVKIEHIDQTNESDGSFLTRLGKLNGATACVKNGSLLFMVQGGNTTASGQALPLVQITRSVGDGHRFSLVDRGAYTGVTANYLNTRKPQEKTQSQIRRRKPTTDKPKKEEEKQGEYLVGEEGNVMVLSHTYASKTNAERAAKAAWEKIQRGVASFSITLAKGRADLFPELPVQVSGFKPEIDEAYWTLVTVSHSLNNSGFTTSLELEVKSSDIDMDKE, encoded by the coding sequence ATGTTGCCAGAAATGATCACTGGTAAAAGTAGCACGCCGGCTTTCGTGTTAATTGCTGGTGACGAAGATATCAGCGCCAAAATTCAAGGGCGATTAATTTCGCTTTCATTAACGGACAATCGGGGCTTTGAAGCTGACCGGCTTGATATTGAGTTAGATGATTCTGACGGCGCATTAATGATGCCAAAGCGGGGTGAGGTATTAACTTTACATCTTGGTTGGCAAGGTGAAAACCTTATTCATAAAGGCTCGTTTACGGTCGATGAGATAGAGCATTCAGGTGTACCCGATAAAATGACATTACGCGCTCGTAGTGCCGACTTTAGGGCAACGCTAAATGTGCGCCGCGAAATGTCGTACCATCAAAAAACATTAGGCGATATCGTTAGAACCATTGCAGGGCGTAATAATGTCACGGCGGTGGTTGATCCTGGTCTTGATACGGTAAAAATTGAACATATCGACCAGACCAATGAGTCAGACGGCAGTTTTTTAACGCGCTTAGGGAAATTAAATGGTGCCACCGCCTGTGTTAAAAACGGGAGTTTGCTGTTTATGGTGCAAGGGGGAAATACCACCGCCAGTGGTCAAGCATTACCGCTAGTACAAATCACCCGCAGTGTAGGAGATGGGCACCGTTTTTCATTGGTGGATAGAGGTGCTTACACTGGCGTGACCGCCAATTATTTAAACACCCGTAAACCGCAAGAGAAAACACAATCACAAATTAGGCGCAGAAAACCCACTACCGATAAACCGAAAAAAGAAGAAGAGAAACAAGGGGAGTATCTTGTTGGTGAAGAAGGTAATGTGATGGTGTTGTCTCATACTTACGCAAGTAAAACCAATGCCGAACGTGCCGCGAAAGCCGCGTGGGAAAAAATACAGCGGGGCGTTGCCTCTTTTAGTATTACCCTTGCGAAAGGGCGAGCGGATCTCTTTCCTGAATTACCGGTACAAGTCAGCGGATTTAAACCTGAAATTGATGAAGCCTATTGGACATTGGTCACAGTGAGCCATTCACTGAACAATAGCGGATTTACCACCTCGTTAGAATTAGAAGTCAAAAGCAGTGATATAGATATGGATAAGGAATAG
- a CDS encoding ogr/Delta-like zinc finger family protein, which yields MMICPVCGHAAHTRSSQQISSDTKERYNQCQNINCGATFVSHETVTRFISKPQLLSE from the coding sequence ATGATGATTTGTCCTGTTTGTGGTCATGCCGCCCATACTCGTAGTAGTCAGCAAATATCTTCCGATACCAAAGAACGTTATAACCAGTGCCAGAATATCAATTGTGGCGCAACGTTCGTCAGCCATGAAACCGTAACACGGTTTATTTCAAAGCCTCAATTGTTGAGCGAGTAG
- a CDS encoding glycosyltransferase family 25 protein produces the protein MNNFIISLKDNNEDRRTHISNQFNSKNIPFLFFDAINKSNLDISERLNISFNNPNLTAGEKGCFLSHIFLWKKIIDENIDVAGIFEDDIYLGKNSEELLRNYSWVDENIDIIKIEKSNDKIKTSIRPIKKVSDIQIVRLKSRHLGTAGYIITNKGAHFLFDKISQNPINNPIDHEIFNDLLINNEYIVGQTMPCLCIQDFVLNKNDNNFPSILEDSRIHRVIHNKTGSNNKTIRELSRLKQQILDFTLKNTIERKVYFYLK, from the coding sequence ATGAATAATTTCATAATTAGCTTAAAAGATAATAATGAAGATAGACGTACACATATATCTAATCAATTCAATTCAAAAAATATTCCATTCTTATTTTTTGATGCTATAAATAAGAGTAATTTAGATATTTCAGAACGTTTAAATATAAGCTTTAATAATCCTAATTTGACTGCCGGAGAAAAAGGTTGTTTTTTAAGCCACATATTTTTATGGAAAAAAATTATTGATGAAAATATTGATGTAGCTGGAATTTTTGAAGATGATATTTACCTAGGGAAAAATTCTGAAGAATTACTAAGAAATTATTCATGGGTAGATGAAAATATTGATATTATAAAAATTGAAAAATCTAATGATAAAATAAAAACATCCATTAGACCGATAAAAAAAGTCAGTGATATTCAAATTGTTAGATTAAAAAGTCGGCATTTAGGTACTGCAGGATATATTATCACAAATAAAGGTGCTCATTTTTTATTTGATAAAATATCTCAAAATCCCATTAATAATCCAATAGATCATGAAATATTCAATGATTTATTAATAAACAATGAATATATTGTTGGGCAAACTATGCCTTGCTTATGTATACAAGATTTTGTTTTAAATAAAAATGACAATAATTTTCCTAGTATTTTAGAAGATAGTAGAATTCATCGCGTTATACATAACAAAACAGGAAGTAATAATAAAACTATACGAGAACTATCTAGACTAAAACAACAAATTTTAGATTTCACACTAAAAAATACAATAGAAAGAAAAGTATACTTTTACCTAAAATAG
- a CDS encoding glycosyltransferase family 4 protein, with protein sequence MNKESKRKIKVGLIVDEFFGAANTRFGGYGYLARYYIAKYLKNEEFEFDVLLGKGKSHFFAEKTIVDDVALYKLPRRKWFTQQFLKKKDYDVYFSVELTHDNVLKNELDPSKRLILWIQDPRPMYEWDEIFTVKLIPETSYYNQKIYDLVHSWYKEGRVRFITQAQCLNQKAIDLYNLDKNVPIDFAPNPIDIDYNFDVLTYPKQNNIVFLGRIASVKRGWIFCEIAKKMPEYNFYVLGKIFRADDKNHDIMSEYEKIPNLHFVGHVEGEEKNKYLRDAKVLVNSSIHEALPVSFLEALSFGTLLVSNRNPDDLTSKFGIHVGEVLGNGFDKVDLFVNAVRELIENDEKRKMLSIEAIDYIKKIHNVDDFIKNTHAIIKDELTK encoded by the coding sequence ATGAATAAAGAAAGTAAACGAAAAATTAAAGTTGGTCTTATCGTTGATGAGTTTTTTGGAGCCGCAAATACTCGCTTTGGTGGATATGGTTACTTAGCAAGATATTATATTGCTAAGTATTTAAAAAATGAAGAATTCGAATTCGATGTTTTATTAGGTAAGGGAAAAAGTCATTTCTTTGCTGAAAAAACAATTGTCGATGATGTAGCTCTTTATAAACTTCCTCGTAGAAAATGGTTTACTCAACAATTTTTAAAAAAGAAAGACTATGATGTTTACTTTAGTGTTGAGCTTACACACGATAATGTATTAAAAAATGAACTAGATCCATCTAAACGCCTTATTCTTTGGATACAAGACCCTAGACCTATGTATGAATGGGATGAAATTTTCACAGTAAAATTAATTCCTGAAACATCTTACTACAACCAAAAAATCTATGACCTTGTTCATTCTTGGTACAAAGAAGGAAGAGTACGATTCATTACTCAAGCTCAATGCCTTAATCAGAAAGCTATTGATTTATATAATCTAGATAAAAATGTTCCTATTGATTTTGCGCCAAACCCAATTGATATTGATTACAATTTTGATGTTTTAACTTATCCCAAACAAAACAATATTGTTTTTTTAGGTCGTATTGCATCTGTTAAGCGTGGCTGGATTTTTTGTGAGATTGCAAAAAAAATGCCTGAGTACAATTTTTACGTTTTAGGTAAAATATTCAGAGCAGATGATAAAAACCATGACATCATGTCTGAATATGAAAAAATTCCTAATCTTCATTTTGTAGGGCATGTTGAAGGTGAAGAAAAGAACAAATATCTACGTGATGCAAAAGTGCTAGTTAATAGTTCTATCCATGAAGCACTTCCAGTTTCATTTCTTGAAGCCTTATCTTTTGGAACATTGCTTGTTAGTAACAGAAATCCCGATGACTTAACATCTAAATTCGGTATCCATGTTGGAGAGGTTCTTGGTAATGGTTTTGATAAAGTAGACTTATTCGTAAATGCAGTTAGAGAACTCATTGAGAATGACGAAAAGAGAAAAATGTTATCAATAGAAGCCATTGATTATATTAAAAAAATTCACAACGTGGATGATTTTATAAAAAATACACATGCAATCATCAAAGATGAGCTGACAAAATAA
- the pfkA gene encoding 6-phosphofructokinase, which yields MVNGIKRIGVLTSGGDAPGMNAAIRGVVRAALSEGLEVYGIMDGYMGLYENRMKKLDRFSVSDMINRGGTFLGSARFPEFREDNVRAVAIENMKQNELDALVVIGGDGSYLGAKKLTEAGFPCIGLPGTIDNDVAGTDYTIGYFTALETAVEAIDRLRDTSTSHKRISIVEVMGRYCGDLTLSAAIAGGCEFVVLPESELPFNRDELLAEIKAGIERGKRHAIVAITEHVCDVHELARFIEAETKHETRATVLGHIQRGGSPVAYDRILASRMGAYSVQLLLEGYGGRCVGIQNEKLVHHDIIDAVMNMKRVFKADWYETAKKLY from the coding sequence ATGGTCAATGGGATCAAAAGAATTGGGGTTTTAACAAGTGGTGGTGACGCACCAGGTATGAATGCTGCGATCCGTGGTGTTGTTCGTGCCGCGCTAAGTGAAGGTTTAGAGGTTTATGGGATTATGGATGGCTATATGGGGCTATACGAAAATCGCATGAAAAAACTCGACCGTTTTAGCGTGTCAGACATGATCAATCGTGGTGGTACATTCCTTGGTTCTGCTCGTTTCCCTGAATTCCGTGAAGACAATGTGCGTGCTGTTGCCATCGAAAACATGAAACAAAATGAGCTTGATGCTTTAGTTGTTATTGGTGGTGATGGTTCTTATCTAGGTGCAAAAAAATTAACGGAAGCAGGTTTTCCATGTATCGGTTTGCCGGGTACCATCGATAATGACGTTGCGGGTACTGACTACACCATCGGTTATTTCACTGCATTAGAAACCGCTGTTGAAGCCATTGACCGCTTACGTGATACCTCAACATCTCATAAACGTATCTCTATCGTAGAAGTCATGGGACGTTACTGTGGTGACTTAACACTGTCTGCGGCAATCGCTGGGGGCTGTGAATTTGTTGTTCTGCCTGAATCTGAATTACCTTTTAATCGTGATGAATTACTGGCAGAAATCAAAGCAGGTATTGAACGTGGTAAACGTCACGCCATCGTTGCAATCACTGAACACGTTTGTGATGTGCATGAATTAGCGCGTTTTATTGAAGCTGAAACTAAACATGAAACGCGTGCAACGGTATTAGGTCATATCCAACGTGGTGGTTCTCCAGTTGCTTACGACCGTATTCTGGCTTCTCGCATGGGTGCTTACTCTGTACAACTGCTATTAGAAGGCTACGGCGGTCGTTGTGTTGGTATTCAAAACGAAAAATTGGTTCACCATGATATTATTGATGCGGTTATGAATATGAAACGTGTCTTTAAAGCTGACTGGTATGAAACAGCGAAAAAACTGTATTAA